The genomic stretch CAAATTCAGATACAAGTTAAATCGTTCTTTAAGTGCTACTGAGATAAGACCCAAAAGTATGGATGAATCCACTTGGGAAAATCCCCCCACATGACACTGAAAATACATTCCTCCTCAAACATGAAGGAAACAGATCAATAGCAGGACTCAGTTTTTCCTTAGTATTTGTCGCTATTAAGATACAGTCTATTAAAATGAGAAACTGTGCAAGTGGCTAGCTGCAGATTTAACAGCGGCAGCTGGAGAAGTGGGCCTGAAGCGGCTGACTAGCCCTGCCTGAAGTAGTGTGCGTGCCTCCATGTCATGAGTCACGTATGCCTAACTCCACCCTCCCATTCTTTAGTTTCTCTACTATGACCTTGGCTAACTcgcattttctgtgaaaatgtgaTTAGTCTGTGCTCTCCAGTATATTCTTAGGAAATAGGATGGTTTACAATAAAGCATTTACCTAACTTTATGAAGGTCAAGAGAACTTAAACTTGGTCTCATAAAGAACTTTTTTGTACAAAAAATTTGAACAGAGCAGTCATAAGCAGCATTTAAATTAATCTAtattaaatacttaaaaaaaaaaaaaaacttttcttttgcaTAGACTAAAGAAGAGTGCAGCTACAGCATAACATTCCATACCACAAGAAACAGCTAATTTGTATACCACTTGTGAATAACTGCTGTCTCTCATCACCAAGACTGCAGCAACCAAAGAAACATTTATCAGGAACATTACATTAAAGCAGCGAGAGTTGGTTATTTCATTATGTCAGTAAACCAAgtgcaaaaatttaaaaatttttttgaaaagaaagcaaagctgaTAATTTTCACATTATATTTTCTCTTGACATTACTTGGAAAGATGAAACATCCTTTGTTCATTTAGAGCTCAGTCAAAAATAAATCCTTACATATTTGGCATCTGTTTTGTGCAAAAATATTAGAAAGTCTATAAATGTGCAAGCTTTATCTGTCCTATGAAAGTTGGATGTTTATAGGGCTGTAATTCTTCATTGTAGTCTAATTTTTTTGTACTGCAGTCCCTCTGGAAATCAAGCACAGAATAATATGAAATTAGCCTGCAAGACCTTGATTTCCACTTCTCAGGAGACAGGTCTAAGTGGAGAATCAGAAGgattaaaaattaaaggaaaataaaagtgttTGCCCAATAACTATCATCCACTTTAGACAGGAAGCAAGCAACTTTTAAAGATCTTCTTCTCATACTTGCGTGCCTAAAGACGAGACAAAAAAGCATATACCTAATCAGTTGTCTAGACAGCTtcgattttgttttaaaaagaaaaatagacttTTATTGGGTATAACTGGATACTATAATTtgataaatgaaatatttaaaataaataaatattgtatttctCAAGATTATTTATGTTTCTGTAATGAGATAGTGTCTGAATTGttagatttcattttgtttagctttttttGAGCTTTGTTGCCACTTACGAATGGCAGTTCCAGAACTACTAGCTATTACACAAAGGGCACCACCCACAGTCCACCAAGTTGGTAGATGATTAAGGAAAAGAatctgtaaaataaaagcaaacaccaCATCCATTGTTCTCATTATGGCAACAGGTCCAGCTTTTTCTATCTGTAATGCTTTTGTAAGAAATATCTGACCCCCTAACCCTAGAACACCTATTAATATTAGAAGAACTCTATCTTTACCACAATAGGGTAAACTCCATTCATTCACAAGAAACAATGTTATAACACATCCAGTTAAACCAATTACTGCATAATACCAAATGGACAAAAAATAATGCACAGATTTTCCCACCTTTCTTAGTATAACAAAAGTCAAAGCTGCAGATAATGCGCTTGTAATTGCTGCTATAGTTCCTTTAAGATGATCTGTGTAATTTCCTTCAATCCCTGTAATGTTTGACCCAAAAAGAAATGGTGGTCTGGCAATAAGGACCACTCCAGTGATTGCGAAGAGGGTAAACAGAAGATCCCAAATACTGTATTTCTCTTTGAGAAAGATCCAAGCCAGCAATGATGTAAAAACAGGACTGCTAAAAGTTAGAACAGTGGCATCAGCTAGAGGCATTACTTGGAAAGCATAGTAGAGAAGAACCATCGCACTAGAGCCAAAGAATCCTCGGAAGAAAAGATAGATTCTTTTACCTTTTGGTCCCAAAAAccctgttctgaaaaaaaaagaaagaaagaaagaaaaaagtcacatTAGTGTTACTATCTTGCTTATTTCGTGACCAACATTCAATTACATTTAACTGTATAGACTTTCAAAATGACAGACTTTTCATTTCAAATGTCAAAGTATTTCAAACTGTCTGATCACACAGACCTATTCATTTCCATAACCCTCAATCACATTCAGAGTCATTCTTCTAGGTATTAAATTTGTGCTTGCAAAATAACTGAAGAATATCTACAaattaccttttatttttaataacagcaCTTCATGGAAGATCAATACATCTGATATAATCCCTGTTGAAACTTCCACAATTCAGGGAGTCAAAGATTTTCAGTTTGCTGAAATGTATTGAGAAACTATCAACTAGTCTAGTCAGAAGTAGTAGATGCTGCTCCAAAACAATGCAATTTATTCAATTAAAGTTTGAATTAATATTGCAATGTGATTTAAATTTCAATTTGAGTGATAATTCTGGatgtatttttatgaaataacTCTTAATTCAAACATTTGCTACACTTACTTGTAGTATATTAAACCAGGAAGAACAAATGCCATTTGGAAAACGCATCGAAATGCACTCACTTCTACGGCGTGCacatcttctattttttttagaaataaagagGTCACCGAGAAAAGGAAGGCAGCCAGTACAGTATAAAACAGACCAAGTCCTGGACAGGAAGCTTTCTTCTTTGTTCCtgcaacagattaaaaaaacccctccagTTAATAATGACCTAGCTACCTACCAGATTTCTCAGATGGCTTTGTATACTGCAATGCTGTATGAATTTATAGCTATGCTTGGGatagaggaaaaggaaagcaaaaaaccAAATGCAAATACTATATTTATTTACCAGATATACCTTGAGAATATGTTTCATTGACTGCCACGGGTctccattttttccttaaacaggAGATAAAAGTAAAATCGAACAGTTTTGATGCAAAACTATCCCCACACTTCTCACAGTTCTACAACAGTTAGTAGGCTTTACTTCTTGGAGGCATCAGGCTCTAGTTTGGGAGATTCATTAACAGGATGTGTTGTATCATTCTGACCACCACCCAAAGATCACTAAATACAACTGCAAAAAAGGTCCATGAAAAGATTACGAAACGCTGAAACTTACTGCCTGGAAGCAGCAATTTAGTTCCTTTTCTCACGTGCCCAGCATGCCCGCGCACAAACAAATTTGTAAAAACAGTGGAAGCACCTCACATGAGCTGTAAGATAAGCATCAGGTATAACAAAACACCCTAAATTTGACCTAGGGCTACACAAGTTTTACGTAACTTTTTTATCTTGCTGTAAGAATCTAAATATCTTCTTCTAATGAGCATCAAACATagattttttaaatcagaagaaTTTTAAGTGCTTAGTTTTAAAACATCATTTGCCTGCTGTAAAGTGCTGATATCCCTAAAAGTTCCATGAAGACCTAAGTTTCACCTTAGTTTACACTCATCTATCAGACTGTCTTCCTGAAGTCAGTTCCTAAGCCTGATGGTTTCTATTCAAGCTTCCACATGGCCTCAGGCACCCTTCAGCGACATAGTCTTCCTTGTTCCACCCACCTTCTCCACCCTCagctatgaaaaaaagaaaagcagagagggTGAACTGCTGCTGACCTCACCACTGTCTCCAAAGAAAGCAGTCTTTTTGAAAACAACTTTGCTGCTGAAGAGGAACAGTCTTTGCACTGAAACTAGAGGTGAACACCATAGAAAAGAGAACCCATCTGAGTAGTAGAGTGGGGTATTACCATCTCACCAtctttttgtctttctgtatGCATAAAATACTGGGGGTTACTCTTTCTTCTACTACACCCTCTAAAGATAGGAGTGAGAACTCCATCTTCCTGAAGCAGTCTGTTTTGATAAAAGATGCCTCATGTTACACTGTGTGGGAGCCAGTGAGCCTTACAGATCCTCTACAGCATAATCAGCAGGGCACTGCTGAGAGTTGCTTAGCAACTTAATATGGTTttgaggaagtttttttttttaattaacaaaccTTGTCACAATCCATTTGATCCTCCCGGAGATCAGCATTCAAGGTTGAGAAACTGCTTCTTGCTATCTAAGAGCTGAGACTGTGGGTTGGTACCTTGTGTGTCACACTGGTTCTAGCTTTATCTGTtttgaagacagcaggctttgcAACTCCAACCAGAACTTAAAGTTTGCAGAAGACAAAATAATTTCAGAACTCCAGTCACACTACTGCTGAAAATGAATGGCAATTTCTACtagataaaaatatttctatttagcaACAGCCACTTATATACAAGCAACTATTAAAATTGCCCCTAACCAGCATTGGTCCAGGACATCTACCAGTTGTGAAACAGAGCAGAAAGACATGTTCACAAATTACACAATGTCCTAATCCACACAGTCAtgcaaaagaaatacaaagtCAACAGTGTCTCAAATATTAAAGCAAGAGGAATCAGAGTGGCCTGTAAGTCAAATGGCAAACCCAAACACAGGCTGGCTTATGGAAGAACACAGTACAAACAGAACTATTAACTTTTATTTCAGGCATGATAGCTTGTCTGATTACTACAGAAGGAAGCCAATCTAAATAATAGAAgtgttgaaatggaaaaaataaatagaattaaagaaaatgaagctaaAAGGATGTTATACCCAGAAGCTTTGAATTTGaaggaacaaagaaaaagagaaggaactCATACTTTTGTAAACTACCTAATATACCAAGCATATCAGAAAAGGTATCTTATAACACTAGAATTTAAGCCATCAACATCTCATAGTGCCAAAGCATGTACTCAATGCAATGAGAAAGTGTggtatttccttttaaaaataaaatggtacAAGCTCTTCCACCAAAAACAAGAATTACAGTTCTCTAGAATTCTTATTTCAAAGTGTATTCTAAGAAGAAGTTAGGTTAAGATAACATTCCCACCCAACTAAACATTAAGCCTCCAAACACTAACCAATTACCATCAAGATACTTAAGAACTTATACCTtctgataaaacaaacaaacaaacaaacccatgcagtctaaaaataaaaaaggtcaaAGTAGTACACAAGTGCTCTTTCCTGAGTGGCTAACACATTTGAGGAAACAGAAGTATTTCAGCAGCTCTTTGATTTTCCAAATTTATTATCTGGCCAACTCTATATCTAAGGTTTTCAAACAATCTTACAACTCTTGTTTTAAGTCCTAGCTGAATACATCCTACTACCCCCCCTTTTCTATGTGTAAACCCTCTTTGTCTGCATTTTAATGTCATGTTCTCTTATGAAGAGTTTTTatacttgaaaaataaatacactgggggcaaaaaacccccaacactTCTCATGTACATGAAACTTGAGAATAGTAGCAGAGGCAGAAGAGTACTGCCTATGGGGAAAGAGGTTGGTGAGGCGACCCAGACCTTCAAGAGAGCCAGGAAAGGGTCATCCGTTCTTAACACCTTAAGAAGCACAGGCAAGAGTGTGCACAAGCAGCACACCAGCCTGCTTATGAACTAACCATGGTCATGTGGACAAGATGTGGGCATGATTCATACAGTGCAGCTATTGACTCAATTAACATTCAGCCAGGcagactactaaaaaaaaaaaaacagcagggtGAATAACTGCAAATTCCACAGGGTttcaaatattgtttttttccaagcttTGACTCAGAAGTGATATTAGTGCTCTTCACCAGTGAAGTTTACACTATCTCTTTGGGGCTCTCTACAGCTCATTTACCAAAGACTGCTATTTTAACTATTCTCTGCTGAAAAATCAATTATTCCATATTTACATGGGAAACACACTTTCAATAGGTTTacttaaaatgtaaaaatttagCATAATACAGTACTTCGGAGCACAACTTCAAAAGTCAAGTATTTTAAGACTGCATCTATTAAAGCCACATTAAGCTTATGGAAAACACACTGTAGCATATTTCTCAGTAAGTTAAAGGCCTTACCAATTCAAAACAATCCAGTGTCAAAATGAAGCACGCAGATTAAGACTAAAGAGCGCGCTCACACAGAAGTAAGAAAGAGTTGCCAGGGCAGTCGCAGCTGGGAGTACGCGAGTCCCTCCGCTCACCGCCAGCGCGCTGCTGGTGCCCCTCTCAGGAAGCACTGACTGCCACAAGTTCAGCCTGCTACAGCCGCGGCGCTTGGCTTTACCGAAGCCGGGAAGCCGCCTGGGCACAGCGGCGGCCAAAGGGCCGCGCACGGGCCGCgggtccccccgccgccgccaggtgaaccgcccgcccgcccgcccggcggagCCCCGCCGCTGCAtcctccccgccgccggcggGCAGCCCAGGTGCCGGGCGCCCCCTGCGGCAGCGCGGGCGCGCTCCGGGCCCCGTCACGGCGGGCGAGGAGCGCGGGTGCCTTCGGGGCCGCTTCCTCTTCCTCCGCCCCGCCGGCAATGTCaccccgggggcgcggggcgccagCCAGGAGggcactgccccctgccccgcttGCCAGGCTCCCCCTCCTCACCGGGTGCTTTGCAGCAGCGCGGCCAGGACAAGCCCGAGCAGCAGCCACAAACGCGGGGCTCTTCagcgcccgccgcctccgcgccgggcgccgggcaCAGCTgcggctgccccagccccgcaTCGTCCTCCTGGCTCAGCGGCACCTCCGGCTCCTTCCCGCCGGCAGCCGAgacagcagcggcagcagcctcGCCGCCCTGACACAGCACCATGAGGACGCGCGGCTGCGTGCGATGCTACCGGCTCCTCGCAGCCGGCAGGCACCTGCGTCCTGCGCATGCGGTGCCGCCGCCCCGTGCCGCCccggctccctcccctcccctcgcccgAGGCGGGGAGGCAGCACGCCAGGCCGGGGCTTGGGCTCCGCCGAGTCCGGGCCGCGACTGGGGGGCTTCCGCTCTCCCCCCGTTGCAGATACCTGCCCGAAAGCCGGGCAGGAGCCCAAGGCCCCTGCCGGGGGCAGGAGCGAGCGCCCTGCCACCTCCGCCGCGGCGTCCTCGCAGGGCGCGCTGCCTCCCGCGCTCCCTGTGaggggcgccgctgccgcctccccaGCGAGCGCTGCTCGAGCCCGGGGCCTGGGCCGCGCCGGGTCTCGGCGAGGAGGCAGCGAGCCTAGCGCGACCCGGGAGGGGGAGCTCGCATCTCGCTGGCGAGGCGAGAGGCgaggcggggcggcagcgggcggAACGGAACCGACCCCGTCTCTGGGCCGCGGGCGGCCCTGCctggccgcgccccgccgcgcgtgGTGACCGTTGGGGCCGGCCGTTGCCGCCGttgcgggggagggagggggctctgCGGCCTGCGAGGTGTCGGGTGGCGCCGCCCGCGGGCTGCCGCTGACAGGAGCGGGCTGAGGCCGTGCGCTTGCGAGGAAATAGAACTGTGGAAAGGGATGACGCAAAGTTGCTTTAGGGGTGTTCTTGCCTC from Apteryx mantelli isolate bAptMan1 chromosome 7, bAptMan1.hap1, whole genome shotgun sequence encodes the following:
- the SLC35G1 gene encoding solute carrier family 35 member G1 — translated: MVLCQGGEAAAAAVSAAGGKEPEVPLSQEDDAGLGQPQLCPAPGAEAAGAEEPRVCGCCSGLSWPRCCKAPGTKKKASCPGLGLFYTVLAAFLFSVTSLFLKKIEDVHAVEVSAFRCVFQMAFVLPGLIYYKTGFLGPKGKRIYLFFRGFFGSSAMVLLYYAFQVMPLADATVLTFSSPVFTSLLAWIFLKEKYSIWDLLFTLFAITGVVLIARPPFLFGSNITGIEGNYTDHLKGTIAAITSALSAALTFVILRKVGKSVHYFLSIWYYAVIGLTGCVITLFLVNEWSLPYCGKDRVLLILIGVLGLGGQIFLTKALQIEKAGPVAIMRTMDVVFAFILQILFLNHLPTWWTVGGALCVIASSSGTAIRKWQQSSKKAKQNEI